A single genomic interval of Prionailurus viverrinus isolate Anna chromosome A2, UM_Priviv_1.0, whole genome shotgun sequence harbors:
- the TLE5 gene encoding TLE family member 5 gives MMFPQSRHSGSSHLPQQLKFTTSDSCDRIKDEFQLLQAQYHSLKLECDKLASEKSEMQRHYVMYYEMSYGLNIEMHKQAEIVKRLNGICAQVLPYLSQEHQQQVLGAIERAKQVTAPELNSIIRQQLQAHQLSQLQALALPLTPLPVGLQPPSLPAVSAGTGLLSLSALGSQAHLSKEDKNGHDGDTHQEDDGEKSD, from the exons ATGATGTTTCCACAAAGCAGGCATTCG ggctCGTCTCACCTACCCCAGCAACTCAAATTCACCACCTCGGACTCCTGCGACCGCATCAAGGATGAGTTTCAGCTGCTGCAGGCTCAGTATCACAG CCTGAAGCTCGAATGTGACAAGCTGGCCAGTGAGAAATCAGAGATGCAGCGTCATTACGTGATG TACTACGAGATGTCCTACGGCTTGAACATCGAGATGCACAAGCAG GCTGAAATCGTCAAGAGGCTGAATGGGATTTGTGCCCAGGTCCTACCCTACCTTTCCCAAGAG CACCAACAGCAGGTCTTGGGAGCCATCGAGAGAGCTAAGCAGGTCACGGCTCCTGAGCTGAACTCCATCATCCGA cAGCAGCTCCAAGCCCATCAGCTGTCCCAGCTGCaggccctggccctgcctctgACCCCGCTGCCGGTGGGGCTGCAGCCGCCTTCGCTGCCGGCCGTCAGCGCGGGCACCGGCCTCCTCTCGCTGTCCGCGCTGGGCTCCCAGGCCCACCTCTCCAAGGAAGACAAGAACGGGCACGACGGGGACACCCACCAGGAGGATGACGGCGAGAAGTCGGATTAG